One Hordeum vulgare subsp. vulgare chromosome 4H, MorexV3_pseudomolecules_assembly, whole genome shotgun sequence DNA window includes the following coding sequences:
- the LOC123446627 gene encoding UDP-glucuronic acid decarboxylase 1-like yields the protein MKQLHRQPSLSKQHRPHHRSSLSRSLASYLLREHRLLFVLLGFLLASSFFLLYPALAPHPISLSSSAHVATVTSVTSANASPRRLPVGVRKKALRVVVTGGAGFVGSHLVDKLLARGDSVIVVDNFFTGRKENVAHHLANPRFELIRHDVVEPILLEVDQIYHLACPASPVHYKFNPIKTIKTNVMGTLNMLGLAKRVGARFLLTSTSEVYGDPLEHPQKESYWGHVNPIGVRSCYDEGKRTAETLTMDYHRGAGVEVRIARIFNTYGPRMCLDDGRVVSNFVAQTLRKQPMTVYGDGKQTRSFQYVSDLVDGLITLMENKYIGPFNLGNPGEFTMLELAQVVKETIDPSARVEFKPNTADDPHMRKPDISKAKSLLNWEPKVSLKQGLPRMVSDFQKRILDEK from the exons ATGAAGCAGCTCCACCGGCAGCCCAGCCTCAGCAAGCAGCACCGGCCGCACCACCGCTCCTCCCTCTCCCGCTCCCTCGCGTCCTACCTCCTCCGCGAGCACCGCCTCCTCTTCGTCCTCCTCGGCTTCCTCctcgcctcctccttcttcctcctctacccCGCCCTCGCCCCGcaccccatctctctctcctcctccgcccACGTCGCCACCGTCACTTCCGTCACCTCCGCCAACGCGTCGCCGCGCCGCCTCCCCGTCGGCGTCCGCAAAAAGGCCCTGCGGGTCGTGGTCACCGGGGGCGCCGGCTTCGTCGGCAGCCACCTCGTCGACAAGCTCCTCGCCCGCGGGGACAGCGTCATCGTCGTCGACAACTTCTTCACGGGCCGCAAGGAAAACGTCGCGCACCACCTCGCCAACCCTCGCTTCGAGCTCATCCGCCACGATGTCGTCGAGCCCATCCTCCTCGAGGTCGACCAGATCTACCACCTCGCCTGCCCCGCCTCCCCCGTCCACTACAAATTCAACCCAATCAAGACCATC AAGACCAATGTGATGGGGACGTTGAACATGCTGGGACTGGCGAAGAGGGTCGGTGCCCGGTTCTTGCTCACCAGCACCAGTGAGGTGTACGGTGATCCTCTAGAGCATCCTCAAAAGGAGAGTTACTGGGGCCATGTCAATCCTATAG GTGTAAGGAGTTGTTACGACGAGGGAAAGAGAACAGCAGAAACTCTGACCATGGATTACCATCGTGGTGCTGGTGTTGAG GTTAGAATTGCTCGCATATTCAACACGTACGGCCCTCGTATGTGTTTAGATGATGGCCGGGTTGTTAGCAACTTTGTTGCACAG ACTTTGCGAAAACAACCAATGACGGTTTATGGTGATGGAAAGCAAACAAGAAGCTTTCAATATGTTTCAGATTTG GTTGATGGGTTGATAACTCTGATGGAAAATAAGTACATTGGACCTTTCAACTTGGGAAACCCTGGGGAGTTTACCATGTTGGAGCTTGCTCAG GTAGTGAAAGAGACAATTGACCCAAGTGCCCGTGTTGAATTTAAACCCAACACCGCCGATGATCCACACATGAGAAAACCTGACATCTCAAAGGCCAAATCTCTTCTCAATTGGGAGCCAAAAGTCTCGCTGAAGCAAGGCCTGCCCCGTATGGTTTCGGACTTCCAGAAACGCATCTTGGATGAGAAATGA
- the LOC123450620 gene encoding dirigent protein 25-like, protein MHTSTQSIGECGRPPNRVLRARTKMAKAALYIYMMAALALTSCAFAGRVLNEHPAPPPAEAPPPVDPLPGPTEPPVDPVVVPVPAPATAAVMPLPSASGAAGAAGVAPAAGAGATANVGAGVAAGAGDSPLTFFMHDILGASSSQPSALMVTGVVASAGGLASGNSVVPHDSLVQSNGNAANGGYKNTIPSVNAGGGLPSATTPRNLLFSMTAVVDEELAGGHDLGAAAVGRAQGFYVASSQDGSSKTVVLTAMFGGEVHGDTLSFFGVHRMAASESRIAVIGGTGKYENAKGFAAIRTLHPGDQHATDDGVEGLLQFDIHLS, encoded by the coding sequence ATGCACACCAGCACGCAGTCCATCGGAGAGTGTGGCCGCCCTCCCAACAGAGTCCTCCGTGCACGCACGAAGATGGCCAAGGCGGCGCTCTACATCTACATGATGGCCGCGCTTGCTCTGACGAGCTGCGCATTCGCCGGCCGCGTCCTCAACGAGCATCCCGCGCCGCCTCCGGCAGAGGCTCCTCCGCCGGTCGATCCACTGCCGGGGCCGACCGAGCCAcctgtcgacccggtggtagtgcCGGTGCCCGCGCCCGCGACCGCGGCGGTGATGCCTTTGCCATCCGCATCCGGTGCCGCGGGCGCCGCAGGAGTAGCTCCGGCCGCGGGTGCTGGTGCAACGGCCAACGTAGGAGCCGGTGTGGCTGCAGGCGCCGGCGACAGCCCGCTGACGTTCTTCATGCACGACATCCTCGGGGCCTCGTCGTCGCAGCCGTCGGCGCTCATGGTGACCGGGGTTGTGGCGAGCGCCGGCGGCCTGGCCAGCGGCAACAGCGTCGTCCCACACGACAGCCTCGTCCAGAGCAATGGCAACGCGGCCAACGGCGGCTACAAGAACACCATCCCCTCCGTCAACGCTGGTGGCGGCCTGCCGTCGGCCACCACACCCCGGAACCTCCTCTTCAGCATGACCGCCGTCGTGGACGAGGAGCTCGCCGGGGGCCACGACCTCGGCGCCGCGGCCGTCGGCAGGGCGCAGGGGTTCTACGTAGCGAGCTCGCAGGACGGGAGCAGCAAGACGGTCGTGCTGACGGCCATGTTCGGCGGCGAAGTGCACGGCGACACGCTCAGCTTCTTCGGGGTGCACCGGATGGCGGCTTCGGAGTCCCGCATCGCCGTCATCGGCGGCACGGGGAAGTACGAGAACGCCAAGGGCTTCGCCGCCATCCGCACGCTGCACCCCGGCGACCAGCACGCCACCGACGACGGCGTCGAGGGCCTCCTCCAGTTCGACATTCACCTCTCCTGA
- the LOC123448980 gene encoding uncharacterized protein LOC123448980, translated as MASVGRSRSRRRGEGGGPFEWDAARSGEYSADHHGAGSSRKQASNSGVLSHTLFDEEIRKSKPRQSSCVPMKKLIDEEFSKDVNARHTSPGAVGRLMGLDSLPTSSGTHSQHRSRRNHAHRTPSFISHDRYVPQRRKNDEMPEVKDVFEVMDVMGVKAHRSPRGRNGNATSIFDATEKANLDFIRHKFMDAKRLSTNESLQMSEELNETLDALVSNKDLLLEFLEKRDLDSASSNANCITILKPSKRNQFIDADNIYSQDNGTESFFHKQNEVKHSMRKPHTKLSSQSPREDSGLLRQKLSRSSHQEISDKRACPTRIVVLKPSFEKAQGLEGSFGLPHEIPYSDYRRHTACQCAGMWSPYTDEASQVSPGDPETSGHIKKGSREIAREVGKQMRAARGHVVQQDTSTILSDESSQIVSSLAKLKNSERVHRSFELCDGWASPSFNTSPAHSNDTSVINEAKKQLSSRWKIAHQFQHQEPENNGFGMLGEMFVLSDEETSKVATQTTTYQKCPKGELQRNRVPVSCSNPLGISSKDGWRGGAPNNSARAKSLPSFSNHGVQKLSNRKRTGRQNEFSMLKDVLKIGPHDSEYACHSRQRKSLARGLPSRADEGDQVSPDDEGRTMIDREIHVSSMEAPDVTDMPDSSEKTLAHTVNSGHEIDGVCHLDTSSAVFEQNKEPLSPAKLNQHMHQQPSTAFDFRLHVPNFDNLLAQAEGIENHVDDVYSALFNPPTETESPVGIDHHDGADNDNQASWIHPTGSESPVSSNNDEQPSPVSVLESSLDAEEIYSGDFEKISADLQGLRMQLQLLKTETTDDGDEDNDHLKTSDDEVASTDEPLAEMEIANAFMDEEERDFSYVLDMLTLLGIDGAFQDGLLDVRCFSEYPAGPDIYDILENKYSSLILWPASERMLLFELTNTVIADLIASLVHHGSKGLLRRFSSRWDQDGFVVDVWQRVFELRQETDGYQGDPLMMDFERQGSEDSIDLVGGEMERMLLKDLVEETIAEFLGTR; from the exons ATGGCCAGCGTCGGGCGCAGCAGATCGAGGCGCAGAGGAGAGGGCGGCGGGCCGTTCGAGTGGGACGCGGCCCGTTCGGGGGAGTACTCCGCCGATCACCATG GGGCTGGGTCATCGAGGAAACAAGCAAGTAACTCTGGGGTACTCTCCCACACTCTG TTTGACGAGGAAATCAGGAAAAGTAAACCAAGACAGTCCAGCTGTGTACCGATGAAAAAGCTAATAGACGAAGAGTTTTCAAAAGATGTCAATGCTAGGCATACTTCACCAGGTGCTGTAGGAAGGCTAATGGGTCTTGATTCACTCCCTACCTCGTCTGGGACCCATAGCCAGCACAGAAGTAGGAGAAATCATGCACACAGGACGCCATCTTTTATTTCTCATGATAGATATGTTCCACAGAGGAGAAAGAATGATGAGATGCCAGAGGTCAAAGATGTTTTTGAGGTTATGGATGTGATGGGAGTAAAGGCACACCGAAGCCCAAGAGGTAGAAATGGAAATGCAACTTCCATATTTGATGCAACTGAGAAGGCTAATCTAGATTTCATAAGGCACAAATTTATGGATGCAAAACGTCTTTCCACAAATGAATCCCTTCAGATGTCAGAAGAGTTGAATGAGACACTTGATGCGTTGGTATCTAATAAGGATCTTCTTTTGGAATTTCTTGAAAAACGCGATCTGGATTCTGCTTCATCTAATGCAAACTGCATTACAATATTGAAGCCATCTAAAAGAAATCAATTTATTGATGCAGACAATATCTATTCACAAGATAATGGTACAGAAAGTTTTTTCCACAAGCAAAATGAAGTGAAACACTCCATGAGGAAACCACATACTAAGTTATCTAGTCAATCCCCAAGAGAAGACTCTGGTTTATTGAGGCAGAAACTATCAAGGTCAAGTCATCAGGAAATCAGTGATAAACGAGCTTGTCCCACACGGATTGTTGTCCTGAAGCCAAGCTTTGAGAAAGCTCAGGGCCTTGAAGGATCCTTCGGCCTACCACATGAAATCCCTTATTCTGATTACAGAAGGCACACAGCATGCCAGTGTGCTGGCATGTGGAGTCCATATACTGATGAGGCCAGTCAAGTATCCCCTGGCGATCCTGAAACATCAGGCCATATAAAAAAGGGATCTAGAGAAATTGCTAGAGAGGTTGGGAAACAAATGAGAGCTGCTAGGGGCCATGTTGTCCAACAAGACACCAGCACAATTTTGTCAGATGAAAGCTCACAGATTGTGTCATCTCTTGCTAAGCTCAAGAATTCGGAGAGAGTCCATAGGTCTTTTGAATTATGTGACGGTTGGGCTTCTCCCAGCTTCAACACTTCGCCAGCACATTCAAATGACACGTCAGTCATAAATGAAGCAAAGAAACAGCTCTCTAGCAGATGGAAGATAGCCCATCAATTTCAGCATCAAGAACCTGAGAATAATGGCTTTGGCATGCTTGGAGAGATGTTTGTTCTCTCTGACGAGGAAACATCAAAAGTTGCTACCCAAACAACCACATACCAGAAATGTCCAAAGGGAGAACTGCAGAGAAACAGAGTGCCAGTCTCGTGTAGCAATCCTCTTGGCATCAGCAGCAAGGATGGTTGGAGAGGTGGAGCTCCAAACAATTCAGCAAGGGCTAAATCTCTTCCATCATTCTCTAACCATGGAGTTCAAAAGTTGAGCAACAGAAAAAGAACTGGTAGGCAAAATGAGTTTTCTATGCTTAAAGATGTTCTCAAAATAGGACCCCATGATTCTGAATACGCATGTCATAGTAGACAAAGAAAATCCCTGGCTAGAGGTTTACCTTCTCGTGCTGATGAAGGTGATCAAGTGTCCCCAGATGATGAGGGAAGAACGATGATTGACCGTGAGATACATGTGAGTTCTATGGAAGCACCAGACGTAACTGACATGCCAGATTCATCTGAAAAGACACTTGCACATACCGTGAATTCTGGCCATGAAATAGATGGAGTGTGTCATCTGGATACCAGTTCTGCAGTTTTTGAACAGAATAAAGAACCACTTTCTCCTGCTAAACTAAATCAGCACATGCATCAACAGCCATCGACAGCATTCGATTTCCGCCTTCATGTTCCTAATTTTGACAATCTGCTGGCTCAG GCTGAGGGGATTGAAAATCATGTTGATGATGTTTACTCAGCTCTGTTTAATCCACCAACAGAAACAGAATCTCCTGTGGGGATTGACCACCATGATGGTGCTGACAATGACAATCAAGCTTCGTGGATTCACCCGACAGGATCAGAATCTCCGGTGAGCTCCAACAATGATGAGCAGCCAAGTCCAGTGTCTGTTCTTGAATCTTCCTTGGATGCTGAAGAAATTTACTCAGGAGATTTTGAGAAAATTAGTGCAGATCTTCAAG GGCTGCGAATGCAACTTCAGCTTCTCAAGACGGAAACCACAGACGATGGAGACGAGGACAATGATCATCTTAAAACGAGCGATGACGAGGTTGCCTCAACAGATGAGCCACTTGCTGAAATGGAGATAGCCAATGCTTTCATGGATGAAGAAGAACGGGATTTCTCCTATGTGCTTGATATGCTCACCCTATTGGGCATTGATGGCGCTTTCCAGGACGGGCTGCTCGACGTGCGCTGCTTTTCGGAATATCCCGCCGGCCCTGATATATACGATATACTTGAGAACAAGTACAGCAGTCTGATTCTATGGCCGGCATCCGAGAGGATGCTCCTGTTTGAGCTTACAAACACCGTCATTGCAGATCTCATCGCCTCTCTGGTGCATCATGGGTCAAAGGGGTTGCTGCGAAGGTTCTCGTCCAGGTGGGATCAGGACGGGTTCGTCGTCGATGTGTGGCAGAGGGTGTTCGAGTTACGGCAAGAGACGGACGGTTACCAGGGCGACCCGCTGATGATGGACTTCGAGCGGCAAGGTTCGGAAGATAGCATCGATCTTGTCGGGGGCGAGATGGAGAGGATGTTGCTCAAAGATCTCGTGGAGGAAACCATTGCTGAGTTCCTGGGGACAAGATGA